One region of Triticum aestivum cultivar Chinese Spring chromosome 6B, IWGSC CS RefSeq v2.1, whole genome shotgun sequence genomic DNA includes:
- the LOC123134415 gene encoding uncharacterized protein has translation MADERRSRRGGTEAGPYASDARVRPQSTRTQRPSMAARVDVAGRGEELLRPDTENGVEAAGSGDSGGAGDERLRGVQAAASMKLIVGMTDLVSPFVVLYEDDVDAFWCFEMLLRRMRENFHLEGPTGVMKRLEALWKIMELIDT, from the exons atgGCGGAcgagaggaggagcaggaggggaGGCACGGAGGCAGGTCCATATGCGTCAGACGCGCGCGTTCGCCCGCAGTCAACGCGGACGCAGCGGCCGTCCATGGCGGCTCGGGTCGATGTAGCAGGACGAGGGGAGGAGCTCTTGAGGCCCGACACCGAGAATGGAGTGGAGGCGGCTGGATCTGGCGATTCTGGAGGGGCTGGCGACGAGCGGCTCCGTGGGGTTCAAGCGGCGGCTTCCATG AAATTGATTGTAGGTATGACCGATCTGGTTTCCCCTTTTGTTGTTCTATACGAGGATGATGTAGATGCCTTTTGGTGTTTTGAGATGCTACTGAGAAGGATG CGTGAAAATTTCCACCTCGAGGGACCGACAGGAGTTATGAAGCGGTTGGAAGCATTGTGGAAGATCATGGAATTGATAGATACGTAA